One Ooceraea biroi isolate clonal line C1 chromosome 6, Obir_v5.4, whole genome shotgun sequence genomic window carries:
- the LOC105285915 gene encoding apoptotic chromatin condensation inducer in the nucleus isoform X2, producing MRRKSERNKAKGSPEKKVEKPTRKSTRRRGRRSPSTSSEQDAFVEDATKGITQLKEIDKETSMQTRLQSKEMEQMPQGREEKVSSSDRDMKADSPEDEVDNSGSVWKVARADASPGEIQKLKLCRQRNTSEVSSETAVSSRKGGQSSGKWQESGEGVVEEADSADEQLVSYTRTLSSTEQPIAPSSSYPGQDSNEEVSDSKEILPETTSANLSDDKPNIDQHAESNEANCAAQYVDSEPDKPGSTTTAPAPSANGDSCEKVATAAAADIAKEDKSTEDASEMPMETFNIQESTTEKEEEVHKDTSSEDEEDNKAETQRPVDSSSDSNDESRTKRSRTSSDRTSPRATRRKHRNKYGDSSNSETPDSEDEPVERKVSEPYIEEREEEEEDEEKPNLEHVRENDKERSVSPERTNSHSQNNVEKIEADHDHCETVKIKSEENVSEKSEQIVLASSQAVVHKPVKVNLKRSFTARMLSDNSEVKKDDTDASVDNEASSQNKENGGEQEPKCIPRKRRWGTALSTDTAPSFSISTDSLKALVPGAKPLPINEVRLSKDDDEDRDRHRSNDKRHSSNDSTNDDKAIDESSQKNGAAKKGNGKVDNHIATRRKISIVKEMPHVKSPSPPASKPTSILLIKNLVRPFTLNQIKELLSRTGTIVENGFWMDRIKSKCIVEYSNEDQAFETRQALHGISWPMSNPKKLHVEYATREDMEAARESSKEQPIARKTEPLSSDSWQQDWGRDEKTNTTKVTVVREWDLGKEDGQQHMREKEREKKEHDKKRRARSRSPALDTHLSAPARKFKKKEDDPPPAKLLDDLFRKTKATPCIYWLPLTNEQIVVKEEMRRQHMAEHARRLEEMRRADRNRDGRRRRSPRK from the exons ATGAGACGCAAAAGCGAAAGGAACAAAGCAAAGGGATCTCCGGAGAAAAAAGTTGAGAAACCAACGAGAAAGTCAACGCGTAGGCGTGGCAGGAGATCACCCTCTACTTCGTCGGAACAAGATGCTTTTGTCGAGGATGCAACTAAAGGAATTACTCAGCTCAAAGAGATCGATAAGGAGACAAGCATGCAGACGCGCCTACAGAGCAAGGAAATGGAACAGATGCCACAAGGCCGGGAGGAGAAGGTCTCCTCCAGCGACAGAGACATGAAGGCGGACTCGCCAGAAGACGAGGTGGACAACAGCGGATCAGTGTGGAAAGTGGCAAGGGCGGATGCGTCGCCCGGTGAGATACAGAAGCTAAAACTATGTAGGCAGCGCAACACGTCAGAAGTATCATCCGAAACAGCAGTATCGAGTAGGAAAGGTGGCCAGTCAAGTGGCAAGTGGCAGGAAAGTGGTGAGGGCGTTGTAGAGGAGGCTGACTCGGCCGATGAGCAACTGGTTTCTTATACAAGAACACTCAGTAGCACTGAACAGCCGATCGCTCCCTCCTCTTCATACCCAGGTCAGGACTCCAACGAAGAGGTAAGTGATAGCAAGGAGATCCTGCCTGAAACCACTTCGGCCAACTTGTCTGACGATAAACCAAACATAGATCAGCATGCTGAATCAAATGAGGCAAATTGCGCTGCCCAATACGTTGATAGCGAACCTGATAAGCCGGGTAGTACGACAACCGCGCCGGCTCCTAGCGCAAACGGCGACTCTTGCGAGAAGGTCGCCACTGCTGCTGCCGCTGACATCGCCAAAGAAGATAAATCTACGGAAGATGCCAGCGAAATGCCAATGGAAACATTCAACATCCAAGAAAGTACCacggagaaggaggaggaggttcACAAAGACACAAGTAGTGAGGATGAGGAGGACAATAAAGCGGAAACGCAACGTCCAGTGGATTCGTCATCCGATTCAAATGACGAGTCGCGCACCAAAAGAAGTAGAACGAGCAGCGATCGAACATCGCCACGTGCGACTCGTAGAAAACATCGAAACAAGTACGGCGACTCGTCCAATTCTGAAACACCTGATTCTGAGGACGAGCCGGTCGAGAGAAAAGTTTCCGAGCCTTATATagaggagagggaggaggaggaggaggatgaagAAAAACCAAATCTGGAACATGTACGAGAAAATGATAAGGAACGATCGGTATCGCCGGAAAGGACTAACTCTCATTCTCAGAACAATGTAGAAAAGATCGAGGCGGATCATGATCATTGCGAAACTGTCAAAATTAAATCGGAAGAAAATGTCAGTGAGAAATCGGAACAAATTGTACTGGCCAGCTCTCAGGCAGTAGTTCACAAACCAGTTAAAGTTAACTTGAAAAGATCATT CACTGCAAGGATGTTATCTGATAATAGTGAAGTAAAAAAAGACGATACCGATGCAAGCGTTGACAATGAGGCCAGTAGTCAAAATAAG GAGAATGGTGGCGAACAGGAACCAAAATGTATACCGAGAAAACGTCGATGGGGAACCGCGCTTTCCACCGATACCGCGCCTTCGTTCTCCATTTCGACCGACTCGCTTAAA GCATTGGTGCCCGGTGCGAAGCCGTTACCCATCAATGAGGTTCGTCTTTCGAAAGATGACGACGAGGATAGAGATCGCCATAGAAGTAATGACAAGCGGCACAGCTCCAACGACAGTACAAACGATGACAAGGCAATAGACGAGAGCTCGCAGAAGAACGGCGCTGCTAAAAAGGGCAACGGAAAAGTGGACAACCACATTG CGACGAGGCGAAAAATATCGATCGTGAAGGAAATGCCACACGTGAAATCGCCGAGCCCACCAGCGTCTAAACCTACAAGTATACTCTTGATCAAGAATCTAGTTCGTCCTTTCacattaaatcaaataaagGAGCTTCTTTCCCGTACTGGCACCATCGTGGAGAATGGGTTCTGGATGGATCGAATTAAATCCAAGTGCATTGTCGAG TATTCCAACGAGGATCAAGCATTCGAGACGAGACAGGCGCTTCATGGGATCTCCTGGCCTATGTCGAATCCGAAGAAGCTTCACGTGGAATACGCTACGAGGGAGGACATGGAGGCTGCCCGGGAATCGTCCAAGGAACAACCGATCGCCCGCAAGACGGAGCCGCTCTCGTCCGATTCGTGGCAGCAGGATTGGGGTCGTGATGAAAAAACCAATACGACCAAG GTGACCGTGGTGAGAGAGTGGGACCTGGGTAAGGAAGATGGCCAACAGCACATGAGGGAGAAGGAGCGCGAGAAGAAGGAGCATGACAAGAAGCGACGAGCACGGAGTCGGAGCCCTGCGTTGGATACTCATCTGTCCGCACCAGCTCGCAAATTCAAGAAGAAAGAGGACGACCCGCCACCGGCCAAGCTCCTGGATGATCTCTTCAGAAAGACGAAAGCGACGCCTTGCATATACTGGTTACCACTTACGAACGAACAG ATAGTTGTGAAGGAGGAGATGCGGCGGCAACACATGGCGGAACATGCGCGTAGACTAGAAGAGATGAGACGCGCCGATAGAAACAGGGATGGTCGGCGTCGACGTAGTCcgcgaaaataa
- the LOC105285913 gene encoding transmembrane 9 superfamily member 2 isoform X1, which translates to MMIRMTAAAVIFYTLCAFYGASAFYLPGLAPVNFCKAGETTPTCKSEIKLYVNRLNTEKYVIPYEYNHFDFCTLEDGQSPVENLGQVVFGERIRPSPYKLEFMKDVKCDFVCTKSYVGGEEQDEKKLQLLRKGIAVNYQHHWIVDNMPVTWCYQLEDERQYCSTGFPMGCYSKEPRSQQDTCTIHGPYNKLKTFYLFNHVNLTITYHSGSGEEWGSSFQENGGRIISVKVMPHSIKHTGTIDSNSCESQIPLEIPANELPNGEKFQIMYTYSVKFVRDNKIKWSSRWDYILESMPHTNIQWFSILNSLIIVLFLSGMVAMIMLRTLHKDIARYNQAYFQIESGEDAQEEFGWKLVHGDVFRPPRKGMLLSVLLGSGVQVYFMTLVTLAFACLGFLSPANRGALMTCAMVLYVCLGVSAGYVAARIYKSFGGEKWKSNVLLTSMLSPGIVFSLFFIMNLIFWANGSSAAVPFSTLIALLALWFGVSVPLTFIGAYFGFKKRALEHPVRTNQIPRQIPEQNFYTQPIPGVIMGGVLPFGCIFIQLFFILNSLWSSQVYYMFGFLFLVFVILVITCSETTILLCYFHLCAEDYHWWWRSFLTSGFTAVYLLIYCIHFFITKLEIEGATSTFLYFGYTFIMVYLFFLLTGSIGFFACFWFVRKIYSVVKVD; encoded by the exons atgatgataaGAATGACGGCGGCCGCGGTGATCTTTTATACGCTGTGCGCATTTTACGGTGCCTCGGCTTTCTATTTACCTGGACTGGCGCCTGTAAATTTCTGTAAGGCTGGCGAGACCACACCAACCTGCAAG TCTGAAATTAAACTGTACGTAAATCGTCTGAACACTGAAAAGTATGTTATACCATACGAGTATAATCA TTTCGACTTTTGCACGTTGGAAGATGGACAGTCCCCGGTTGAGAACTTGGGACAAGTTGTATTTGGCGAACGCATACGTCCGTCTCCATACAAA TTGGAATTCATGAAAGATGTCAAGTGCGACTTTGTATGCACCAAGTCATACGTAGGAGGAGAGGAACAAGATGAGAAGAAGCTGCAACTATTGAGAAAAGGAATAGCAGTAAACTATCAGCATCATTGGATTGTTG ATAACATGCCAGTAACGTGGTGTTATCAGCTAGAGGACGAACGACAATACTGCAGCACCGGCTTTCCTATGGGCTGCTATTCCAAGGAACCCAGATCTCAACAAGACACATGCACTATACAC GGTCCTTACAACAAACTGAAAACGTTCTATCTCTTCAATCACGTGAATCTTACTATAACTTATCATAGCGGTAGTGGAGAAGAATGGGGATCATCTTTTCAGGAAAATGGTGGTCGCATCATAT CTGTAAAAGTAATGCCACACAGTATCAAGCATACCGGTACAATAGATAGTAACAGTTGCGAGAGTCAAATACCACTGGAGATACCAGCCAATGAGCTTCCAAATGGAGAGAAGTTCCAGATCATGTACACATATTCTGTTAAATTTGTG AGAGATAACAAGATCAAATGGTCGTCCAGATGGGACTACATCTTGGAGTCGATGCCGCATACAAATATACAGTGGTTCAGTATCCTAAACTCGCTGATAATTGTTTTGTTCCTCTCCGGTATGGTGGCTATGATAATGCTTCGTACTTTACACAAGGACATCGCGCGATACAATCAG GCCTACTTCCAGATAGAATCAGGAGAAGATGCGCAAGAGGAATTCGGGTGGAAATTGGTGCACGGCGATGTGTTTCGTCCACCGCGTAAGGGAATGTTGCTTTCAGTTCTACTTGGATCCGGTGTTCAAGTATACTTCATGACATTGGTCACACTAG CATTCGCTTGCCTGGGTTTCCTCTCTCCCGCTAATAGAGGTGCACTGATGACATGTGCGATGGTGTTGTACGTTTGCCTGGGAGTTTCCGCGGGATACGTGGCTGCTCGGATATACAAGAGTTTCGGTGGTGAAAAATGGAAATCCAACGTCTTACTGACATCCATGCTTAGTCCAGG AATCGTGTTCAGTTTATTCTTCATCATGAATTTGATATTCTGGGCGAATGGCAGTTCGGCTGCGGTACCTTTCAGTACTCTAATCGCGCTTCTGGCTTTGTGGTTCGGAGTATCCGTGCCATTGACGTTTATTGGTGCCTACTTTGGCTTCAAGAAAAGG GCATTGGAGCACCCGGTACGGACGAATCAGATACCTCGACAGATACCGGAACAGAATTTCTACACGCAACCGATACCAGGGGTTATCATGGGTGGCGTCTTACCATTTGGTtgcatatttatacaattattctTCATACTTAATTCCCTTTG GTCGAGCCAAGTGTACTACATGTTTGGATTTCTCTTCTTGGTTTTCGTTATACTCGTCATTACGTGTTCCGAAACGACGATCTTGCTTTGCTATTTCCATCTTTGCGCAGAA GATTATCATTGGTGGTGGCGTAGCTTTCTCACGTCTGGTTTCACTGCTGTTTActtgttaatttattgtatacaCTTCTTCATCACAAAACTAGAAATCGAAGGCGCCACTTCGACGTTCCTGTATTTCGGATACACCTTCATTATGGTTTACTTATTCTTCCTTTTGACAG GTTCCATCGGTTTCTTTGCCTGTTTTTGGTTtgtgcgtaaaatttatagtgtTGTGAAGGTTGACTAA
- the LOC105285913 gene encoding transmembrane 9 superfamily member 2 isoform X2, translating into MMIRMTAAAVIFYTLCAFYGASAFYLPGLAPVNFCKAGETTPTCKSEIKLYVNRLNTEKYVIPYEYNHFDFCTLEDGQSPVENLGQVVFGERIRPSPYKLEFMKDVKCDFVCTKSYVGGEEQDEKKLQLLRKGIAVNYQHHWIVDNMPVTWCYQLEDERQYCSTGFPMGCYSKEPRSQQDTCTIHGPYNKLKTFYLFNHVNLTITYHSGSGEEWGSSFQENGGRIISVKVMPHSIKHTGTIDSNSCESQIPLEIPANELPNGEKFQIMYTYSVKFVRDNKIKWSSRWDYILESMPHTNIQWFSILNSLIIVLFLSGMVAMIMLRTLHKDIARYNQIESGEDAQEEFGWKLVHGDVFRPPRKGMLLSVLLGSGVQVYFMTLVTLAFACLGFLSPANRGALMTCAMVLYVCLGVSAGYVAARIYKSFGGEKWKSNVLLTSMLSPGIVFSLFFIMNLIFWANGSSAAVPFSTLIALLALWFGVSVPLTFIGAYFGFKKRALEHPVRTNQIPRQIPEQNFYTQPIPGVIMGGVLPFGCIFIQLFFILNSLWSSQVYYMFGFLFLVFVILVITCSETTILLCYFHLCAEDYHWWWRSFLTSGFTAVYLLIYCIHFFITKLEIEGATSTFLYFGYTFIMVYLFFLLTGSIGFFACFWFVRKIYSVVKVD; encoded by the exons atgatgataaGAATGACGGCGGCCGCGGTGATCTTTTATACGCTGTGCGCATTTTACGGTGCCTCGGCTTTCTATTTACCTGGACTGGCGCCTGTAAATTTCTGTAAGGCTGGCGAGACCACACCAACCTGCAAG TCTGAAATTAAACTGTACGTAAATCGTCTGAACACTGAAAAGTATGTTATACCATACGAGTATAATCA TTTCGACTTTTGCACGTTGGAAGATGGACAGTCCCCGGTTGAGAACTTGGGACAAGTTGTATTTGGCGAACGCATACGTCCGTCTCCATACAAA TTGGAATTCATGAAAGATGTCAAGTGCGACTTTGTATGCACCAAGTCATACGTAGGAGGAGAGGAACAAGATGAGAAGAAGCTGCAACTATTGAGAAAAGGAATAGCAGTAAACTATCAGCATCATTGGATTGTTG ATAACATGCCAGTAACGTGGTGTTATCAGCTAGAGGACGAACGACAATACTGCAGCACCGGCTTTCCTATGGGCTGCTATTCCAAGGAACCCAGATCTCAACAAGACACATGCACTATACAC GGTCCTTACAACAAACTGAAAACGTTCTATCTCTTCAATCACGTGAATCTTACTATAACTTATCATAGCGGTAGTGGAGAAGAATGGGGATCATCTTTTCAGGAAAATGGTGGTCGCATCATAT CTGTAAAAGTAATGCCACACAGTATCAAGCATACCGGTACAATAGATAGTAACAGTTGCGAGAGTCAAATACCACTGGAGATACCAGCCAATGAGCTTCCAAATGGAGAGAAGTTCCAGATCATGTACACATATTCTGTTAAATTTGTG AGAGATAACAAGATCAAATGGTCGTCCAGATGGGACTACATCTTGGAGTCGATGCCGCATACAAATATACAGTGGTTCAGTATCCTAAACTCGCTGATAATTGTTTTGTTCCTCTCCGGTATGGTGGCTATGATAATGCTTCGTACTTTACACAAGGACATCGCGCGATACAATCAG ATAGAATCAGGAGAAGATGCGCAAGAGGAATTCGGGTGGAAATTGGTGCACGGCGATGTGTTTCGTCCACCGCGTAAGGGAATGTTGCTTTCAGTTCTACTTGGATCCGGTGTTCAAGTATACTTCATGACATTGGTCACACTAG CATTCGCTTGCCTGGGTTTCCTCTCTCCCGCTAATAGAGGTGCACTGATGACATGTGCGATGGTGTTGTACGTTTGCCTGGGAGTTTCCGCGGGATACGTGGCTGCTCGGATATACAAGAGTTTCGGTGGTGAAAAATGGAAATCCAACGTCTTACTGACATCCATGCTTAGTCCAGG AATCGTGTTCAGTTTATTCTTCATCATGAATTTGATATTCTGGGCGAATGGCAGTTCGGCTGCGGTACCTTTCAGTACTCTAATCGCGCTTCTGGCTTTGTGGTTCGGAGTATCCGTGCCATTGACGTTTATTGGTGCCTACTTTGGCTTCAAGAAAAGG GCATTGGAGCACCCGGTACGGACGAATCAGATACCTCGACAGATACCGGAACAGAATTTCTACACGCAACCGATACCAGGGGTTATCATGGGTGGCGTCTTACCATTTGGTtgcatatttatacaattattctTCATACTTAATTCCCTTTG GTCGAGCCAAGTGTACTACATGTTTGGATTTCTCTTCTTGGTTTTCGTTATACTCGTCATTACGTGTTCCGAAACGACGATCTTGCTTTGCTATTTCCATCTTTGCGCAGAA GATTATCATTGGTGGTGGCGTAGCTTTCTCACGTCTGGTTTCACTGCTGTTTActtgttaatttattgtatacaCTTCTTCATCACAAAACTAGAAATCGAAGGCGCCACTTCGACGTTCCTGTATTTCGGATACACCTTCATTATGGTTTACTTATTCTTCCTTTTGACAG GTTCCATCGGTTTCTTTGCCTGTTTTTGGTTtgtgcgtaaaatttatagtgtTGTGAAGGTTGACTAA
- the LOC105285915 gene encoding apoptotic chromatin condensation inducer in the nucleus isoform X1, which translates to MKMVALCRFVCMCMRRKSERNKAKGSPEKKVEKPTRKSTRRRGRRSPSTSSEQDAFVEDATKGITQLKEIDKETSMQTRLQSKEMEQMPQGREEKVSSSDRDMKADSPEDEVDNSGSVWKVARADASPGEIQKLKLCRQRNTSEVSSETAVSSRKGGQSSGKWQESGEGVVEEADSADEQLVSYTRTLSSTEQPIAPSSSYPGQDSNEEVSDSKEILPETTSANLSDDKPNIDQHAESNEANCAAQYVDSEPDKPGSTTTAPAPSANGDSCEKVATAAAADIAKEDKSTEDASEMPMETFNIQESTTEKEEEVHKDTSSEDEEDNKAETQRPVDSSSDSNDESRTKRSRTSSDRTSPRATRRKHRNKYGDSSNSETPDSEDEPVERKVSEPYIEEREEEEEDEEKPNLEHVRENDKERSVSPERTNSHSQNNVEKIEADHDHCETVKIKSEENVSEKSEQIVLASSQAVVHKPVKVNLKRSFTARMLSDNSEVKKDDTDASVDNEASSQNKENGGEQEPKCIPRKRRWGTALSTDTAPSFSISTDSLKALVPGAKPLPINEVRLSKDDDEDRDRHRSNDKRHSSNDSTNDDKAIDESSQKNGAAKKGNGKVDNHIATRRKISIVKEMPHVKSPSPPASKPTSILLIKNLVRPFTLNQIKELLSRTGTIVENGFWMDRIKSKCIVEYSNEDQAFETRQALHGISWPMSNPKKLHVEYATREDMEAARESSKEQPIARKTEPLSSDSWQQDWGRDEKTNTTKVTVVREWDLGKEDGQQHMREKEREKKEHDKKRRARSRSPALDTHLSAPARKFKKKEDDPPPAKLLDDLFRKTKATPCIYWLPLTNEQIVVKEEMRRQHMAEHARRLEEMRRADRNRDGRRRRSPRK; encoded by the exons atGAAGATGGTGGCGTTGTGTAGattcgtgtgtatgt GCATGAGACGCAAAAGCGAAAGGAACAAAGCAAAGGGATCTCCGGAGAAAAAAGTTGAGAAACCAACGAGAAAGTCAACGCGTAGGCGTGGCAGGAGATCACCCTCTACTTCGTCGGAACAAGATGCTTTTGTCGAGGATGCAACTAAAGGAATTACTCAGCTCAAAGAGATCGATAAGGAGACAAGCATGCAGACGCGCCTACAGAGCAAGGAAATGGAACAGATGCCACAAGGCCGGGAGGAGAAGGTCTCCTCCAGCGACAGAGACATGAAGGCGGACTCGCCAGAAGACGAGGTGGACAACAGCGGATCAGTGTGGAAAGTGGCAAGGGCGGATGCGTCGCCCGGTGAGATACAGAAGCTAAAACTATGTAGGCAGCGCAACACGTCAGAAGTATCATCCGAAACAGCAGTATCGAGTAGGAAAGGTGGCCAGTCAAGTGGCAAGTGGCAGGAAAGTGGTGAGGGCGTTGTAGAGGAGGCTGACTCGGCCGATGAGCAACTGGTTTCTTATACAAGAACACTCAGTAGCACTGAACAGCCGATCGCTCCCTCCTCTTCATACCCAGGTCAGGACTCCAACGAAGAGGTAAGTGATAGCAAGGAGATCCTGCCTGAAACCACTTCGGCCAACTTGTCTGACGATAAACCAAACATAGATCAGCATGCTGAATCAAATGAGGCAAATTGCGCTGCCCAATACGTTGATAGCGAACCTGATAAGCCGGGTAGTACGACAACCGCGCCGGCTCCTAGCGCAAACGGCGACTCTTGCGAGAAGGTCGCCACTGCTGCTGCCGCTGACATCGCCAAAGAAGATAAATCTACGGAAGATGCCAGCGAAATGCCAATGGAAACATTCAACATCCAAGAAAGTACCacggagaaggaggaggaggttcACAAAGACACAAGTAGTGAGGATGAGGAGGACAATAAAGCGGAAACGCAACGTCCAGTGGATTCGTCATCCGATTCAAATGACGAGTCGCGCACCAAAAGAAGTAGAACGAGCAGCGATCGAACATCGCCACGTGCGACTCGTAGAAAACATCGAAACAAGTACGGCGACTCGTCCAATTCTGAAACACCTGATTCTGAGGACGAGCCGGTCGAGAGAAAAGTTTCCGAGCCTTATATagaggagagggaggaggaggaggaggatgaagAAAAACCAAATCTGGAACATGTACGAGAAAATGATAAGGAACGATCGGTATCGCCGGAAAGGACTAACTCTCATTCTCAGAACAATGTAGAAAAGATCGAGGCGGATCATGATCATTGCGAAACTGTCAAAATTAAATCGGAAGAAAATGTCAGTGAGAAATCGGAACAAATTGTACTGGCCAGCTCTCAGGCAGTAGTTCACAAACCAGTTAAAGTTAACTTGAAAAGATCATT CACTGCAAGGATGTTATCTGATAATAGTGAAGTAAAAAAAGACGATACCGATGCAAGCGTTGACAATGAGGCCAGTAGTCAAAATAAG GAGAATGGTGGCGAACAGGAACCAAAATGTATACCGAGAAAACGTCGATGGGGAACCGCGCTTTCCACCGATACCGCGCCTTCGTTCTCCATTTCGACCGACTCGCTTAAA GCATTGGTGCCCGGTGCGAAGCCGTTACCCATCAATGAGGTTCGTCTTTCGAAAGATGACGACGAGGATAGAGATCGCCATAGAAGTAATGACAAGCGGCACAGCTCCAACGACAGTACAAACGATGACAAGGCAATAGACGAGAGCTCGCAGAAGAACGGCGCTGCTAAAAAGGGCAACGGAAAAGTGGACAACCACATTG CGACGAGGCGAAAAATATCGATCGTGAAGGAAATGCCACACGTGAAATCGCCGAGCCCACCAGCGTCTAAACCTACAAGTATACTCTTGATCAAGAATCTAGTTCGTCCTTTCacattaaatcaaataaagGAGCTTCTTTCCCGTACTGGCACCATCGTGGAGAATGGGTTCTGGATGGATCGAATTAAATCCAAGTGCATTGTCGAG TATTCCAACGAGGATCAAGCATTCGAGACGAGACAGGCGCTTCATGGGATCTCCTGGCCTATGTCGAATCCGAAGAAGCTTCACGTGGAATACGCTACGAGGGAGGACATGGAGGCTGCCCGGGAATCGTCCAAGGAACAACCGATCGCCCGCAAGACGGAGCCGCTCTCGTCCGATTCGTGGCAGCAGGATTGGGGTCGTGATGAAAAAACCAATACGACCAAG GTGACCGTGGTGAGAGAGTGGGACCTGGGTAAGGAAGATGGCCAACAGCACATGAGGGAGAAGGAGCGCGAGAAGAAGGAGCATGACAAGAAGCGACGAGCACGGAGTCGGAGCCCTGCGTTGGATACTCATCTGTCCGCACCAGCTCGCAAATTCAAGAAGAAAGAGGACGACCCGCCACCGGCCAAGCTCCTGGATGATCTCTTCAGAAAGACGAAAGCGACGCCTTGCATATACTGGTTACCACTTACGAACGAACAG ATAGTTGTGAAGGAGGAGATGCGGCGGCAACACATGGCGGAACATGCGCGTAGACTAGAAGAGATGAGACGCGCCGATAGAAACAGGGATGGTCGGCGTCGACGTAGTCcgcgaaaataa
- the LOC105285914 gene encoding NADH dehydrogenase [ubiquinone] 1 beta subcomplex subunit 11, mitochondrial: MAALLRTTCVQGLRKGLALITSKEAPICRKVTTTPGRYSAGPKENPTKRKWISYGFSKTDEALDRHSLHQILFCSITIALICGGTIMAYLPDVNLTDWAQREAYLQLRYKEEHGLPPVDRNLIDPSKIILPTDEELGDTEIII, encoded by the coding sequence ATGGCAGCGTTACTTCGCACTACTTGCGTCCAAGGACTGCGTAAGGGGTTGGCTCTGATAACCTCCAAAGAGGCACCGATATGCCGCAAAGTAACGACGACACCAGGACGCTACAGCGCGGGACCTAAGGAGAACCCTACTAAGAGAAAGTGGATAAGTTACGGCTTCAGTAAGACGGATGAGGCCCTCGATCGTCACTCTCTTCATCAGATCCTGTTCTGCTCTATAACCATAGCGTTGATATGTGGAGGCACTATCATGGCTTACCTACCCGATGTCAACCTAACTGATTGGGCGCAACGGGAGGCGTATCTGCAGCTTCGCTACAAGGAGGAACACGGACTTCCTCCGGTTGACCGTAACTTAATTGATCCATCTAAAATAATACTGCCAACTGATGAGGAATTAGGTGACAcagagattattatttaa